Proteins co-encoded in one Sinobacterium norvegicum genomic window:
- a CDS encoding VOC family protein has protein sequence MHIHHQINYVEFPGCDLEATQAFFEAVFNFAFEHYGDDYIAFADRGLDGGFYRAPMSSKADNGSALLVFYSQDLTTTLTAVEDCGGTIKKTIFAFPGGHRFHFIEPSGNEFAVWSDCYHERHPQD, from the coding sequence ATGCATATCCATCATCAAATAAACTACGTTGAATTCCCCGGTTGCGACCTCGAAGCCACCCAGGCCTTCTTCGAGGCAGTATTTAATTTTGCCTTTGAGCATTACGGTGACGACTATATCGCCTTTGCCGACCGGGGGCTGGATGGCGGTTTCTACCGCGCACCAATGTCATCCAAGGCCGATAATGGCAGCGCCTTGCTGGTCTTTTACAGCCAGGATTTGACCACCACACTCACCGCGGTCGAAGACTGCGGTGGCACGATTAAAAAAACAATCTTCGCCTTCCCCGGTGGTCACCGTTTTCATTTTATCGAGCCCTCAGGGAACGAGTTTGCGGTATGGTCTGACTGCTATCACGAACGTCATCCACAGGATTGA
- a CDS encoding TfoX/Sxy family protein — MTTRQQQREFADFSCELLQGIGPVISKPMFGGFGLFLEGLMFALIADHTLYLKVDETSKTHFTDLGLEPFSYFKKDKQFSLNYFQAPEQVFDDIDAMRHWGNIAYEAALRAALSKKNKTKAKK; from the coding sequence ATGACGACAAGACAACAGCAGCGTGAGTTTGCCGATTTCAGCTGCGAGCTGCTACAGGGTATCGGCCCGGTTATCAGCAAGCCGATGTTTGGCGGCTTCGGGCTTTTTTTAGAGGGTTTAATGTTTGCCCTTATCGCCGACCACACGCTGTACCTCAAGGTCGACGAGACCAGCAAAACACACTTTACCGATCTCGGCCTCGAACCGTTTAGCTACTTCAAAAAGGACAAACAGTTTTCACTCAACTACTTCCAGGCACCGGAGCAGGTGTTTGACGATATCGACGCCATGCGACACTGGGGCAACATCGCCTATGAGGCTGCCTTAAGGGCGGCACTCAGTAAGAAGAATAAAACCAAGGCGAAAAAATAA
- a CDS encoding carboxyl transferase domain-containing protein gives MTYQPIKSAVDGNDERYIKNASAAKKAATELADIKTKIAASLPSKYPQRLSVRARIERLIDSRSEFFEIGMLAAYAVYDEHLPAAGLVVGVGKVCGVRCMIFANDAAVKGGCYFPLTVKKHLRGQAIAQQNKLPCLYLVDSGGANLALQSELFADADGFGRIFYQQARMSAEGIAQFAAVMGSCTAGGAYLPAMSEETIIVQQQGTIFLAGPPLVEQAIGEITDSETLGGGHMHCSTSAVCDYLAVDDADAIAQLRSLVGRLPASYYRGAPLKSIKPPRYAAEQIYPLIPSQANQPVNGYELIAHLVDDSQFDEFKALYGRTLICGFAHIKGMPVGIVANNGILFSESAIKGSHFIQLCCQRKIPLVFLHNVTGFMVGTKVEQEGIARHGAKLVTAVACADVPKITLITGNSYGAGNYGMCGRAYNPSFLFLWPNANTAVMGGAQAAGVFDAIAKKNKKIKRPNNNVDSQDLIEQYQAQSTAYYSSARLWDDGIIDPADSRAVIAESLSICLTQPVKESRFGVFRM, from the coding sequence ATGACCTATCAACCGATAAAAAGTGCTGTAGACGGTAACGATGAGCGTTATATAAAAAATGCCAGTGCTGCCAAAAAAGCGGCGACCGAGTTGGCCGATATCAAGACTAAAATCGCCGCTTCTCTGCCCAGTAAGTACCCACAAAGATTAAGTGTTAGGGCGCGTATAGAGCGGTTGATTGACAGCCGTAGCGAGTTTTTTGAAATCGGTATGTTGGCTGCTTATGCGGTTTATGATGAGCACTTGCCGGCGGCGGGTTTGGTGGTCGGCGTCGGCAAGGTATGCGGTGTACGCTGTATGATTTTTGCCAACGATGCGGCGGTCAAAGGCGGCTGTTATTTTCCGCTGACAGTGAAAAAGCATCTGCGTGGTCAGGCAATTGCGCAACAAAATAAACTGCCCTGTCTGTACTTGGTCGATTCGGGGGGGGCTAATCTTGCCCTGCAAAGCGAGTTGTTTGCCGATGCCGATGGCTTTGGTCGCATTTTTTATCAGCAGGCGCGAATGTCTGCCGAGGGCATCGCCCAGTTTGCCGCGGTCATGGGCAGCTGTACCGCCGGCGGTGCTTATTTGCCGGCGATGTCGGAGGAAACCATTATCGTGCAGCAACAGGGCACCATTTTTCTTGCCGGCCCGCCGCTGGTTGAGCAGGCCATCGGTGAGATCACCGACAGTGAAACCCTGGGCGGCGGCCATATGCACTGTTCAACATCCGCCGTCTGTGATTATCTGGCCGTCGATGACGCCGATGCCATTGCTCAGCTGCGCAGTTTGGTGGGGCGGTTACCGGCGAGTTATTACCGCGGTGCACCGTTAAAATCAATCAAGCCTCCGCGCTATGCCGCAGAGCAAATTTACCCGCTCATCCCCAGCCAGGCCAATCAGCCGGTGAATGGTTATGAGCTGATAGCGCACCTGGTCGACGACTCGCAGTTCGATGAGTTTAAGGCCTTATATGGGCGTACACTGATCTGCGGCTTTGCCCATATTAAGGGCATGCCTGTGGGAATTGTTGCCAACAACGGCATCTTGTTTTCTGAGTCGGCAATCAAGGGAAGCCATTTTATTCAGCTCTGCTGTCAGCGAAAAATCCCGCTGGTATTTTTGCACAATGTCACCGGCTTTATGGTTGGCACCAAGGTTGAGCAGGAGGGGATTGCCCGACACGGCGCCAAGTTGGTGACGGCGGTGGCCTGTGCCGATGTACCGAAAATCACCCTGATTACCGGTAACAGTTATGGTGCCGGTAATTACGGTATGTGTGGCCGTGCCTACAATCCCAGTTTTTTGTTTCTCTGGCCTAATGCTAACACTGCCGTTATGGGAGGGGCGCAGGCGGCCGGTGTTTTCGATGCGATTGCAAAAAAAAATAAAAAAATAAAAAGACCGAATAATAATGTTGATAGTCAGGACTTGATCGAGCAGTATCAGGCGCAGTCGACGGCGTATTACTCGTCGGCACGGTTGTGGGATGATGGCATTATTGATCCGGCCGACAGCCGAGCGGTGATTGCCGAGAGCCTGTCAATTTGCCTCACTCAGCCAGTCAAAGAGAGTCGCTTTGGTGTCTTTAGAATGTAG
- a CDS encoding acyl-CoA dehydrogenase family protein: MPMLNFAHGDDLEQLSQLVWRFAQREIVPQVAQIEQHGIDRSLWAAMGALGLSGVTVSPAYGGSELGYLAQAIIMEQLSRASASLGLSYAAHANLCVNQLSRYGSEAIKQRFLPGLLDGSLIGALAMSEVGAGSDVVNLSLKATTTGSDYSLSGEKMWITNGAIADLFIVYARLDNIAGAAGIKAFIVERDVAGFSSGRAIDKLGMRGSTTTPLYFDQCVVPAANVLTDQTTGVAVLMSGLAYERAVLAAGPLGIMRACLDTVIPYVRERQQFGKPLGEFELVQAKLADMYSRYTSAKALVYAVCGAADRGEPISRDAATAILLAAENATQVALDSIQLLGGNGYTSDYPCERFLRDAKLYEIGAGTSEIRRMLIGRSLYSNRDF; this comes from the coding sequence ATGCCGATGTTAAATTTTGCTCATGGCGATGATCTTGAGCAGTTGTCACAACTGGTGTGGCGCTTTGCCCAGCGTGAGATCGTACCGCAGGTGGCTCAGATCGAGCAGCACGGTATCGACCGGTCGTTGTGGGCGGCTATGGGGGCGCTGGGACTAAGCGGTGTCACCGTCAGCCCCGCCTATGGTGGCAGCGAGCTGGGGTATCTGGCGCAGGCCATTATTATGGAGCAACTGAGCCGCGCCAGTGCCTCGTTAGGCCTGTCCTATGCTGCTCATGCCAACCTGTGTGTTAATCAGTTGTCGCGCTACGGCAGTGAGGCGATAAAGCAGCGCTTCTTACCCGGCCTACTCGATGGCAGCCTGATTGGGGCGCTGGCGATGAGCGAGGTTGGCGCCGGCTCCGATGTGGTCAACCTCAGCCTCAAGGCGACGACTACCGGCAGCGACTACAGTCTCAGTGGCGAGAAAATGTGGATAACCAACGGTGCCATTGCCGACCTGTTTATCGTCTACGCCCGGCTCGATAATATCGCCGGTGCGGCGGGTATTAAGGCCTTTATTGTCGAGCGAGATGTCGCCGGCTTCAGCAGTGGCCGAGCAATCGATAAGTTGGGCATGCGAGGCTCGACCACGACGCCGCTGTATTTCGATCAGTGCGTGGTGCCTGCAGCGAATGTATTGACCGATCAGACGACGGGGGTGGCGGTGTTAATGTCTGGCCTGGCCTATGAGCGGGCGGTGTTGGCTGCCGGGCCACTGGGGATTATGCGGGCCTGCTTGGACACGGTTATTCCCTATGTGCGAGAGCGGCAACAATTCGGCAAGCCACTGGGTGAGTTTGAGTTGGTGCAGGCCAAACTGGCCGACATGTACAGCCGCTATACCTCGGCCAAGGCCTTGGTGTATGCCGTCTGCGGCGCTGCCGACAGGGGTGAACCGATCAGCCGAGATGCCGCCACGGCTATTTTGCTGGCGGCGGAAAACGCCACCCAGGTCGCGCTCGATAGCATTCAGTTGTTAGGGGGCAATGGTTATACCTCAGATTATCCCTGTGAGCGCTTTCTTCGCGATGCCAAATTGTATGAAATTGGTGCTGGCACCAGTGAAATTCGCCGCATGCTAATCGGCCGATCACTGTACAGTAACCGTGATTTTTAG
- the pdhA gene encoding pyruvate dehydrogenase (acetyl-transferring) E1 component subunit alpha, protein MTTVAQFTIKFRQTLNACGQLNSAVGDLSQHGIGNKMLLRFYRAMHYARLFDTKAIALQRTGRLGTYASCLGQEAIGAAVGVAMKDSDVFVQSYRETTTLLERGVKAEEILLYWGGDERGMDFAHARQDMPAAVPIASQCCHSVGIAYALQLRKQPRVAVVMLGDGATSKGDFYESLNAAGVWQLPLVFIICNNQWAISLPRSAQSHCQTLAQKAIAGGISAEQVDGNDVIGSYLAVNKAIENARAGNGPHLIEALTYRLSDHTTADDAQRYRSEQELAEAWQQEPIARLTSYLLQQQIADQQQLDGIDQKCQQQLDQSVDKYLNAGEQQHSSIFDFLYQKMPKQLRQQLSQLHKNNQSGGGE, encoded by the coding sequence ATGACAACCGTCGCTCAGTTCACCATCAAATTCCGCCAAACACTGAACGCCTGCGGGCAATTAAACAGTGCCGTCGGCGACTTATCCCAGCACGGTATCGGCAACAAAATGCTGCTGCGCTTTTACCGCGCCATGCACTATGCCCGGCTCTTCGACACCAAGGCTATCGCGCTACAGCGCACGGGCAGATTAGGCACCTACGCCTCCTGCCTCGGCCAGGAAGCCATCGGGGCTGCGGTTGGCGTGGCAATGAAAGACAGCGATGTGTTTGTCCAGTCCTATCGCGAGACAACAACACTGTTAGAGCGCGGAGTTAAGGCCGAGGAAATCCTGCTTTACTGGGGCGGTGATGAACGGGGCATGGACTTTGCCCATGCCCGCCAGGATATGCCGGCGGCAGTGCCTATTGCCAGCCAGTGCTGCCACAGTGTTGGTATTGCCTATGCGCTGCAGCTACGCAAGCAACCCCGTGTTGCCGTGGTCATGCTCGGCGATGGCGCCACCTCCAAGGGCGACTTCTATGAATCACTCAATGCCGCCGGGGTTTGGCAACTGCCTCTGGTCTTTATTATCTGCAACAATCAGTGGGCCATCTCCCTGCCACGCAGTGCTCAATCACACTGCCAAACCTTGGCACAAAAGGCCATCGCTGGCGGCATTAGCGCCGAGCAGGTCGACGGCAACGATGTGATCGGCAGCTATCTGGCGGTCAACAAGGCGATCGAAAACGCCAGGGCCGGTAACGGCCCCCATCTGATCGAAGCCCTTACCTATCGTCTATCGGATCACACCACAGCCGATGATGCCCAGCGCTATCGCAGCGAGCAAGAGCTGGCCGAGGCCTGGCAGCAGGAGCCCATTGCCCGCCTCACAAGCTACCTGCTGCAACAACAGATCGCCGACCAACAGCAGCTCGATGGCATCGATCAAAAATGCCAACAGCAACTCGATCAGTCGGTGGATAAGTACCTCAATGCCGGCGAGCAACAGCACAGCTCAATATTCGATTTCCTCTATCAGAAGATGCCCAAACAGCTTCGCCAGCAGCTCTCTCAGCTGCATAAAAACAATCAGTCAGGGGGTGGTGAATGA
- a CDS encoding alpha-ketoacid dehydrogenase subunit beta, whose amino-acid sequence MTAINLVEAVNQALRHELSNNDDVVVLGEDIGRNGGVFRATDQLQQQFGERRVIDTPLAESLICGMAIGLAAQGIKPVAEIQFMGFIYAAFDQFICHASRLRNRTRGRLSCPMVLRAPYGGGIHAPEHHSESTEAIFAHVPGIRVVIPSSPGRAYGLLLAAIRDPDPVVFLEPKRIYRLQSEDVTDDGKALPLDACFTLKQGRDVTIISWGAMLYECQQAIEQLSNRGVDVELIDLATIKPIDETSILQSVEKTGRCVIVQEAAKTCSVASEIAALIAEKGLLSLLAPIQRVTGFDTVMPLFKLEQHYMPSVERVIEAVDKVMEF is encoded by the coding sequence ATGACGGCAATCAATCTCGTTGAAGCGGTCAATCAGGCGCTGCGCCATGAGTTGTCTAACAATGACGATGTAGTGGTGCTGGGTGAGGACATCGGCCGTAACGGCGGCGTATTCCGCGCCACCGACCAGCTGCAACAGCAGTTTGGTGAGCGCCGGGTGATCGACACACCACTGGCCGAATCGCTGATCTGCGGCATGGCCATCGGCCTCGCCGCCCAGGGCATTAAGCCGGTGGCCGAGATACAGTTTATGGGGTTTATTTATGCCGCCTTTGACCAATTCATCTGCCACGCCAGCCGCCTGCGTAACCGTACCCGCGGCCGTCTCAGCTGCCCAATGGTGCTGCGCGCACCCTATGGCGGCGGTATTCACGCACCCGAGCACCACAGCGAATCAACCGAGGCGATATTCGCCCATGTGCCGGGTATACGCGTCGTCATTCCCTCCTCACCGGGCCGCGCCTATGGCCTCTTGTTAGCTGCTATTCGCGACCCCGACCCAGTGGTATTTCTCGAACCCAAGCGCATCTACCGCCTACAGAGCGAGGACGTGACCGATGACGGCAAGGCGCTGCCGTTAGATGCCTGCTTCACCTTAAAGCAGGGCCGGGACGTCACCATTATCAGCTGGGGTGCAATGCTTTATGAGTGCCAACAGGCCATCGAACAACTCTCTAACCGTGGCGTCGATGTCGAGTTGATCGACCTTGCCACCATCAAACCCATCGATGAGACAAGCATTTTACAGTCGGTCGAAAAAACCGGTCGCTGCGTGATTGTGCAGGAGGCGGCAAAAACCTGCAGCGTCGCCTCGGAGATCGCTGCCCTGATTGCTGAAAAAGGCCTGCTCTCGCTGCTGGCGCCGATACAACGGGTGACCGGCTTCGATACCGTGATGCCACTGTTTAAACTCGAACAGCACTATATGCCCAGTGTCGAGCGGGTAATAGAAGCCGTCGATAAGGTAATGGAGTTCTGA
- a CDS encoding dihydrolipoamide acetyltransferase family protein produces the protein MKIFTLPDLGEGLLEAEIVEWFCKEGDTVSEDQPLLSVETAKAIVDIPSPCSGTIHKVFAQTGELLHTQDPLVEFDHQDSHSVVGSLPGQQQQVKESAETASSTHVGVKATPAVRALASRLDIDLNVVTPSGPDGAIKAADVERVSKIFQQVGVLKPLKGVRRAMSKAMSQSHSEVVSVTLNDDADISGWGEDDDFTVRLAQAIIAACHAVPQLNAWYDSHSIGSRQIPQVHLGLAVDTADGLFVPVINHADGLDGEALRAKIDETIKEVVERKISADKLRGNTITLSNFGPLGGRYANPVIIPPTVAIVGAGRSYPLPALISRQGDSDVWLNKTYLPLSLSFDHRCITGGEAARFLQAMIKALV, from the coding sequence ATGAAGATTTTTACACTACCCGATCTCGGAGAGGGTCTACTAGAGGCCGAAATCGTCGAGTGGTTTTGCAAAGAAGGCGATACCGTCAGCGAGGATCAACCGCTGCTGTCGGTGGAGACCGCCAAGGCCATTGTCGATATTCCCAGCCCCTGTAGCGGCACCATCCATAAGGTGTTTGCCCAGACCGGTGAGCTGTTGCATACCCAGGATCCGCTGGTCGAATTTGATCACCAGGACTCTCACTCGGTGGTTGGCAGTCTGCCGGGCCAACAGCAGCAAGTGAAAGAGTCCGCAGAGACCGCCTCGAGCACCCACGTCGGCGTCAAGGCAACGCCGGCGGTACGCGCTCTTGCCAGTCGCCTCGACATCGATCTCAACGTCGTCACCCCCTCCGGCCCCGATGGCGCCATCAAGGCCGCCGATGTCGAGCGGGTCAGCAAGATCTTTCAGCAGGTGGGGGTATTAAAGCCACTGAAAGGGGTGCGACGGGCGATGTCCAAGGCAATGTCGCAGTCGCACAGCGAGGTGGTGTCGGTCACCCTCAACGATGATGCCGATATCAGCGGCTGGGGCGAGGACGATGATTTTACCGTTCGCCTGGCCCAGGCCATTATTGCCGCCTGTCATGCAGTGCCACAGCTGAATGCTTGGTATGACAGCCACTCGATCGGTAGCCGACAGATACCACAGGTGCACCTCGGGCTGGCTGTCGACACCGCCGACGGGTTGTTTGTACCGGTGATTAATCATGCCGATGGACTCGATGGCGAGGCGCTAAGGGCGAAAATCGATGAGACCATTAAAGAGGTGGTAGAGCGAAAAATCAGCGCCGATAAGCTGCGGGGCAATACCATTACGCTGTCGAACTTTGGCCCGCTCGGTGGCCGCTATGCCAACCCGGTTATCATCCCGCCCACCGTGGCCATTGTCGGTGCCGGTCGCAGTTACCCACTACCGGCGCTGATCAGTCGCCAAGGCGACAGTGATGTCTGGCTCAACAAAACCTATCTACCCTTATCGCTAAGTTTTGATCACCGCTGCATTACCGGCGGCGAGGCAGCACGATTTTTACAGGCGATGATCAAGGCGCTGGTTTAA
- a CDS encoding dicarboxylate/amino acid:cation symporter, with product MSLTAIRSNLTAQTLIAGILGYLLSVFFASPEWLEAGQMPVMYQVVVAIKVVFLSALTMLVAPMVFFSIINGVLQLKEPSQLGTLGRYTLGYYLLTTSIAIAIGLVAVFFVHPWEAFEVQLQAASALEEQITYQQPGKLINHGDDSFVTILQQMMKRALSNPFASLASNNVLGIVCFAFLSGIALVVTAKNDSPIIQLVADINAMIFKMLSWILAFLPLAVFSIVFDFQLRMSGDIIGVLLSFMAVVIGATLLHGLVILPLIAKFAGGVGYRQLFSATAKPLMLAVTSSSSAATLPASMQASKEGLHVDPSIGSFVLPLGATVNMDGTALFEGIAAIFLAYLFGIELSSIHIVVIFLMAMVSSIGAPGMPTGSMSGMQIVLLAVGIPLEGIGILLVVERPLDMLRTGVNVLGDLVGSRVVQQQLTEEIVY from the coding sequence ATGTCTTTAACCGCCATACGGTCAAACCTCACCGCTCAAACCCTCATCGCCGGTATCCTGGGTTATCTCTTATCGGTCTTTTTTGCCTCGCCGGAGTGGCTGGAAGCGGGCCAAATGCCGGTGATGTACCAGGTCGTTGTCGCCATTAAAGTGGTGTTCTTATCGGCGTTGACCATGCTGGTGGCACCAATGGTGTTCTTCTCTATTATCAACGGTGTGCTGCAACTGAAAGAGCCCTCACAGCTGGGCACGCTGGGGCGCTATACTCTCGGCTACTATCTGCTGACCACCTCAATAGCCATTGCCATCGGCTTGGTGGCGGTATTTTTTGTCCACCCCTGGGAGGCCTTCGAGGTGCAGCTGCAGGCGGCCAGCGCCTTAGAGGAGCAAATTACCTACCAACAGCCGGGGAAGTTGATCAACCACGGCGATGATTCCTTTGTCACCATTTTGCAGCAGATGATGAAGCGAGCCTTATCCAACCCCTTTGCCTCGCTGGCCAGCAACAATGTCTTAGGCATCGTCTGCTTTGCCTTCCTCAGCGGTATCGCGCTGGTGGTGACGGCGAAAAACGACAGTCCAATTATTCAGTTGGTAGCCGATATCAACGCCATGATTTTTAAAATGTTGAGCTGGATTCTCGCCTTCCTACCACTGGCAGTTTTTTCCATCGTGTTCGATTTTCAGCTGCGCATGAGCGGCGATATTATTGGTGTGTTGCTGTCGTTTATGGCCGTGGTCATCGGCGCCACACTGTTGCATGGCCTGGTTATTCTGCCCTTAATTGCTAAATTTGCCGGCGGCGTTGGCTATCGTCAGTTGTTCTCGGCCACCGCCAAACCGCTGATGCTGGCGGTGACCTCGTCGTCCAGTGCGGCGACGTTGCCAGCCTCTATGCAGGCCAGCAAAGAGGGGCTGCATGTCGACCCATCGATTGGCAGCTTTGTGTTGCCGTTAGGTGCGACGGTCAACATGGACGGCACGGCGTTATTCGAAGGCATTGCGGCTATTTTCCTGGCCTATTTATTCGGCATCGAGCTCAGTAGCATACACATTGTAGTGATCTTTTTGATGGCCATGGTGTCATCAATCGGTGCGCCGGGTATGCCGACGGGCTCGATGTCGGGTATGCAAATTGTGCTGTTGGCTGTTGGCATTCCGCTGGAGGGTATCGGTATTCTGCTGGTGGTAGAGCGGCCCTTGGACATGCTGCGTACCGGCGTCAACGTGTTAGGAGACCTGGTGGGCAGCCGGGTGGTACAACAGCAGTTGACGGAAGAGATCGTCTACTAA
- the fabV gene encoding enoyl-ACP reductase FabV, with product MIIKPRVRGFMCITSHPAGCEENVKQQIEYVKAQGKIAAMPKRVLVIGASTGYGLASRISAAFGGGADTLGLFFEKEGSEKKPGTAGWYNSAAFHKFAEADGLYAKSINGDAFSDEIKQKTIDVIKRDLGQVDLVVYSLASPRRTHPKTGEVFNSTLKPIGQDVTLRGINTDKQTIQEVTLTAADQQDIDNTIAVMGGEDWQMWIDALGDAGVLADGAKTTAYTYLGEQVTQDIYWNGTIGEAKKDLDKKVLDIRSKLAATGGDARVSVLKAVVTQASSAIPVMPLYLSLLFKAMKEAGTHEGCIEQVYGLFRDSLYGDSPITDDEGRLRADSKELLPEIQQQVEALWDQVTTENIPEMTDFVDYKREFMRLFGFDMENVDYQADVNPVAEIKGMEA from the coding sequence ATGATTATTAAGCCACGTGTTCGCGGTTTTATGTGTATTACTTCACACCCTGCCGGCTGTGAAGAAAACGTTAAACAGCAGATCGAGTATGTTAAGGCTCAGGGCAAGATTGCAGCGATGCCCAAGCGTGTCTTGGTCATCGGTGCTTCCACCGGTTACGGCTTGGCCTCGCGCATCAGTGCTGCCTTCGGTGGGGGTGCCGATACCCTCGGCCTGTTCTTCGAAAAAGAAGGCAGCGAGAAAAAACCCGGCACCGCGGGCTGGTACAATTCAGCCGCCTTCCACAAGTTTGCCGAGGCCGATGGCCTGTATGCCAAAAGCATTAACGGCGATGCCTTCAGCGATGAAATCAAACAAAAAACGATCGATGTAATCAAGCGTGATCTCGGCCAGGTGGATCTGGTTGTCTACAGCCTGGCCTCGCCACGCCGTACTCACCCCAAGACCGGTGAGGTGTTTAACTCGACACTGAAGCCGATCGGCCAAGATGTGACGCTGCGCGGTATCAACACCGATAAGCAGACGATCCAAGAGGTGACGCTTACCGCCGCCGACCAACAGGATATCGACAATACCATCGCCGTCATGGGCGGTGAAGATTGGCAGATGTGGATCGATGCTCTCGGCGATGCCGGTGTCTTGGCCGATGGCGCCAAGACCACCGCTTATACCTACCTCGGTGAGCAGGTGACACAGGACATTTACTGGAACGGAACCATTGGCGAGGCCAAGAAAGATCTCGACAAGAAGGTATTGGATATTCGCAGCAAGCTGGCCGCCACCGGTGGCGATGCCCGTGTCTCGGTATTGAAAGCCGTGGTCACTCAGGCGAGTTCGGCCATCCCCGTAATGCCGCTGTACCTGTCACTGTTGTTTAAGGCGATGAAAGAGGCCGGTACTCACGAAGGCTGCATCGAGCAGGTCTATGGCCTGTTCCGTGACAGCCTCTACGGCGACAGCCCAATCACCGACGACGAGGGCCGTCTGCGTGCCGACAGCAAGGAGCTACTGCCAGAGATTCAGCAGCAGGTTGAGGCGTTATGGGATCAGGTAACCACCGAGAACATCCCAGAGATGACTGATTTTGTCGACTACAAGCGCGAGTTTATGCGTCTGTTTGGTTTCGATATGGAAAACGTCGACTATCAAGCCGATGTTAACCCGGTCGCAGAGATCAAGGGAATGGAAGCCTAA
- a CDS encoding cysteine-rich CWC family protein, with protein sequence MDNLCPLCQQNNACGAASNSEQTPCWCMFQAIDNDKLRRAHPELTDAQCLCQRCAANFSKPLQPSQSEQNTLGIDVGSGDNTNGSTKQQS encoded by the coding sequence ATGGATAATCTCTGCCCACTGTGCCAGCAGAACAACGCCTGCGGCGCTGCCAGCAACAGCGAGCAAACACCGTGCTGGTGTATGTTTCAGGCCATCGACAACGACAAATTGCGCCGTGCCCACCCCGAGCTCACCGATGCTCAGTGCCTGTGCCAACGCTGCGCCGCCAATTTCAGTAAACCACTGCAGCCATCACAGTCAGAGCAGAACACGCTGGGCATCGATGTCGGCAGCGGCGATAATACGAACGGATCGACAAAACAGCAGTCATAA
- the cysZ gene encoding sulfate transporter CysZ encodes MLKGNPVTGVQYLFKGFSLLNTQGLRVFVAIPLLINIVLFGGMIYWAFAQMSEVTAWLTGYLPEWLAWLTWLMIPLFFIGIYFVIMYTFTAIATIIASPFNGLLSEKVEQHLTGNSVGDSSIKELIAMVPRTVGREFQKLGYQIPLLLIVLVLTFIPVVGMLSSPLWLLLGAWMMAIQYLDIPFDNHAKPFNDVKQACRDQRLTSLGFGGATTALSLIPLANLIVMPAAVCGATAYWVDELKHHH; translated from the coding sequence ATGTTAAAAGGCAACCCCGTCACCGGCGTACAGTATTTATTCAAGGGCTTCTCCCTGCTCAACACCCAGGGGCTGCGCGTCTTTGTCGCCATCCCACTGCTGATCAATATTGTGTTGTTCGGCGGCATGATTTACTGGGCCTTTGCCCAGATGAGCGAGGTCACCGCCTGGCTGACCGGTTATCTGCCCGAGTGGCTGGCCTGGTTAACCTGGCTGATGATTCCGTTATTTTTCATCGGTATCTACTTCGTCATCATGTACACCTTTACCGCCATCGCCACCATTATCGCCAGCCCGTTTAACGGTTTGTTATCAGAGAAGGTCGAACAGCATTTAACCGGCAACAGCGTCGGCGACAGCAGTATTAAGGAACTCATTGCCATGGTGCCCCGCACCGTCGGCCGAGAATTTCAAAAACTGGGCTATCAAATCCCCCTCTTACTGATTGTGTTAGTACTCACCTTCATACCCGTAGTCGGCATGCTGTCGTCGCCACTGTGGTTGTTGCTCGGTGCCTGGATGATGGCGATTCAATACCTCGACATCCCCTTCGACAACCACGCCAAGCCGTTTAACGATGTGAAACAGGCCTGCCGTGACCAGCGCCTGACCAGCCTCGGCTTCGGCGGCGCCACCACCGCCCTCAGCCTGATCCCGCTGGCCAACTTGATCGTCATGCCCGCCGCCGTCTGCGGCGCCACCGCCTATTGGGTCGACGAACTAAAACATCATCACTGA
- a CDS encoding phage integrase N-terminal SAM-like domain-containing protein, translating to MAYTTEKTYIHWVKRYIYFHHKQHPRHLTTQHIEAIFIAYGR from the coding sequence CTGGCCTACACGACCGAGAAAACTTATATCCACTGGGTTAAGCGCTATATTTATTTTCATCATAAACAGCACCCGCGACACTTGACCACACAACACATTGAGGCGATTTTTATCGCATATGGCAGATAG